From the Butyrivibrio fibrisolvens genome, one window contains:
- a CDS encoding radical SAM protein, whose protein sequence is MSNSIKDSAQAFAVNQVLKYVDSNPQEAFPKLLDWADKFDKDNLYLTQRQQIRKVMEQPDSNWMRLINSLWTDIDSEVRKVFFRNFIVNASLLGSRKQVANREKYGCNIPWAILMDPTSACNLHCTGCWAAEYGNKLNLSYEELDDIINQANELGTYMFLYTGGEPMVRKNDLLRLCEAHPDCVFSAFTNGTLIDEKFADEMLRVKNFYPAISIEGFEEATDFRRGKGTYQATMRAMKILKEKKLPFGVSGCYTSKNIDSISSDEFFDHLVECGAKFAWFFHYMPVGNDSAVELLPSPDQREKMYNRICEYRSTKPIFTIDFQNDAKFVNGCIAGGRNYLHINANGDIEPCAFIHYSDSNIREKTLLEAYQSPLFMAYHDGQPFNDNMFQPCPMLENPECLRSMVKKSGAHSTEYQSPESVDHLCDKTTLYAETWKPKADELWAACQGCSGCKK, encoded by the coding sequence ATGAGTAATTCTATTAAAGACAGCGCACAGGCTTTCGCCGTCAATCAAGTGCTGAAATATGTTGACAGCAATCCGCAGGAAGCATTCCCCAAGTTGTTAGATTGGGCGGATAAGTTCGATAAGGATAACCTCTATCTCACACAGCGCCAGCAAATCCGTAAGGTGATGGAGCAGCCTGACAGCAACTGGATGCGCCTGATCAACAGCCTTTGGACGGACATTGATTCTGAAGTCCGCAAAGTGTTCTTCCGCAATTTTATTGTCAATGCATCTCTCTTAGGCAGCCGCAAGCAGGTGGCTAATCGTGAAAAGTACGGCTGCAATATCCCCTGGGCAATCCTGATGGACCCCACTTCCGCCTGCAACCTTCATTGCACCGGCTGTTGGGCGGCAGAATACGGTAATAAGCTGAATCTGAGCTATGAGGAACTGGATGACATCATCAATCAGGCCAATGAACTGGGAACCTATATGTTCCTCTACACCGGCGGTGAACCTATGGTACGCAAGAACGATCTGCTCCGCCTGTGTGAAGCGCATCCTGACTGCGTATTCTCTGCCTTTACCAACGGTACCCTTATCGATGAGAAGTTTGCCGATGAGATGCTGCGGGTGAAGAACTTCTACCCGGCCATCAGCATTGAAGGCTTCGAGGAAGCTACTGATTTCCGCCGTGGCAAGGGTACTTATCAGGCTACTATGCGGGCGATGAAGATTCTGAAAGAAAAGAAGCTGCCTTTCGGCGTATCTGGGTGCTATACCAGCAAGAACATCGACTCCATCAGCTCGGATGAGTTCTTCGATCATCTGGTGGAGTGCGGTGCGAAGTTCGCATGGTTCTTCCACTATATGCCTGTGGGCAACGATTCCGCTGTGGAGCTGCTCCCGTCTCCTGACCAGCGTGAAAAGATGTATAACCGCATCTGCGAATACCGTAGCACAAAGCCTATTTTCACAATTGACTTTCAGAATGATGCGAAATTTGTAAACGGCTGTATTGCTGGTGGCCGCAACTATCTGCATATCAATGCCAATGGTGACATTGAGCCTTGCGCTTTTATCCATTACTCTGACTCCAACATCCGTGAAAAGACCCTGCTGGAAGCATATCAGTCTCCGCTGTTTATGGCCTATCACGACGGTCAGCCCTTTAATGATAATATGTTCCAGCCGTGTCCTATGCTGGAAAATCCTGAATGTCTGCGTAGCATGGTAAAGAAATCCGGTGCCCATTCTACCGAGTATCAGTCCCCGGAAAGTGTTGACCATCTGTGTGATAAGACTACACTTTATGCAGAAACCTGGAAGCCGAAGGCCGATGAGCTGTGGGCTGCTTGTCAGGGCTGTAGTGGGTGTAAGAAGTGA
- a CDS encoding DegV family protein, whose product MDGYQIFTDATSDLAPELTAGLPSVEMIPMNVEIGGTEYSYGSPEGITAKEFYRLQRAGNFATTSQINPTIYFKHFEPCLRQGTDILYLCFSSGLSGTYQSAFLAVEELQQEYPERRIICIDTLAAAVGEGFLVREAAKKQREGLSIDELASWVMEHRLEVCHWFTVDTFTHLKHGGRVSGAAAAKGTALQIKPLLHVDSEGKLQAVEKPRGRKKAVTTQIARMEQGWKPELGKSILIGHADDPEAADMLKERLLEQFPDSEICIAYIGPIIGAHTGPGALALIYWGNNR is encoded by the coding sequence ATGGACGGCTATCAAATTTTCACAGATGCCACCTCAGATCTCGCACCGGAGTTAACCGCAGGTCTGCCATCTGTTGAAATGATTCCTATGAATGTTGAGATCGGCGGAACAGAATACTCATATGGTTCCCCGGAAGGAATCACAGCCAAGGAGTTCTACCGCTTGCAAAGAGCTGGGAATTTTGCAACGACCTCACAAATCAACCCAACGATTTATTTTAAGCATTTTGAACCCTGTCTGCGACAGGGAACCGATATTCTGTATCTCTGTTTTTCCTCTGGTCTGTCAGGTACATATCAGTCTGCGTTTTTAGCGGTTGAAGAACTACAGCAGGAATATCCGGAAAGAAGAATCATCTGCATTGATACGCTTGCTGCCGCAGTGGGTGAAGGGTTTTTAGTCAGAGAAGCTGCGAAAAAGCAGAGGGAAGGACTGTCTATTGATGAATTGGCTTCTTGGGTCATGGAACACCGATTAGAGGTATGTCATTGGTTTACGGTTGATACCTTTACCCATTTGAAACATGGCGGGCGGGTTTCAGGTGCCGCAGCCGCAAAGGGAACGGCTTTGCAGATCAAACCGTTGCTTCATGTGGACAGCGAAGGAAAGCTGCAAGCAGTGGAAAAACCTCGTGGAAGAAAAAAGGCTGTTACCACTCAGATTGCCCGAATGGAACAGGGCTGGAAACCTGAACTTGGTAAATCGATTCTGATAGGTCATGCCGATGACCCTGAAGCAGCAGATATGCTGAAAGAAAGGTTGTTGGAACAATTCCCGGATTCTGAGATTTGTATTGCTTATATTGGCCCTATCATCGGAGCACACACCGGTCCCGGCGCACTGGCATTGATTTACTGGGGAAATAATCGATGA
- a CDS encoding class I SAM-dependent methyltransferase, producing the protein MEYSKEDLMEAKKQIWGVGENMGTEESKKIWEENAQFWDNAMGDESNEFHREVVRPKVTELLSPNPADYILDIACGNGNYSSYLAQRGASVVAFDYSKKMIELAKRRQSQYAKQIEFCVADATDRKSILELKRNRAFTKAVSNMAIMDITDIEPLLMAVYELLQESGIFVFATQHPCFVTLTEKYMTPHSYYDIAIEGQPKEQIYYHRSIQDIFNLCFRAGFVIDGFYEECFRSVYKELHADRETGC; encoded by the coding sequence ATGGAATATAGTAAGGAAGATTTAATGGAAGCAAAAAAGCAAATTTGGGGAGTGGGAGAGAACATGGGAACAGAGGAAAGTAAAAAAATCTGGGAGGAGAACGCACAATTTTGGGATAATGCAATGGGTGACGAATCTAATGAATTTCACAGAGAGGTAGTGCGTCCCAAAGTAACGGAACTTCTATCTCCTAATCCTGCGGATTACATTTTGGATATTGCGTGTGGCAATGGAAATTATTCTTCGTATCTTGCACAAAGAGGCGCTTCGGTTGTCGCTTTTGATTACAGCAAAAAAATGATAGAATTGGCTAAAAGACGGCAATCACAATATGCAAAACAAATTGAATTTTGTGTGGCGGATGCGACCGATAGAAAAAGTATATTAGAATTAAAAAGAAATCGAGCCTTTACGAAAGCAGTTTCTAATATGGCAATTATGGATATTACGGATATTGAACCACTTCTTATGGCTGTTTATGAACTGTTGCAGGAAAGCGGAATTTTTGTCTTTGCAACGCAACACCCTTGTTTTGTCACGTTGACTGAAAAATATATGACACCGCACAGTTACTATGATATAGCGATTGAAGGGCAACCGAAAGAGCAGATTTATTATCATCGTTCCATACAAGATATTTTTAACCTTTGTTTTAGAGCTGGATTTGTCATTGATGGATTTTATGAAGAATGTTTTAGGTCAGTTTACAAGGAACTACACGCAGACCGTGAAACGGGCTGCTGA
- the tet(W) gene encoding TetM/TetW/TetO/TetS family tetracycline resistance ribosomal protection protein: MKIINIGILAHVDAGKTTLTESLLYASGAISEPGSVEKGTTRTDTMFLERQRGITIQAAVTSFQWHRCKVNIVDTPGHMDFLAEVYRSLAVLDGAILVISAKDGVQAQTRILFHALRKMNIPTVIFINKIDQAGVDLQSVVQSVRDKLSADIIIKQTVSLSPEIVLEENTDIEAWDAVIENNDELLEKYIAGEPISREKLAREEQQRVQDASLFPVYHGSAKNGLGIQPLMDAVTGLFQPIGEQGGAALCGSVFKVEYTDCGQRRVYLRLYSGTLRLRDTVALAGREKLKITEMRIPSKGEIVRTDTAYQGEIVILPSDSVRLNDVLGDQTRLPRKRWREDPLPMLRTTIAPKTAAQRERLLDALTQLADTDPLLRCEVDSITHEIILSFLGRVQLEVVSALLSEKYKLETVVKEPSVIYMERPLKAASHTIHIEVPPNPFWASIGLSVTPLSLGSGVQYESRVSLGYLNQSFQNAVRDGIRYGLEQGLFGWNVTDCKICFEYGLYYSPVSTPADFRSLAPIVLEQALKESGTQLLEPYLSFILYAPQEYLSRAYHDAPKYCATIETAQEKKDEVVFTGEIPARCIQAYRTDLAFYTNGRSVCLTELKGYQAAVGQPVIQPRRPNSRLDKVRHMFQKVM, encoded by the coding sequence ATGAAAATAATCAATATTGGAATTCTTGCCCATGTAGACGCTGGAAAGACGACCTTGACGGAGAGCCTGCTATATGCCAGCGGAGCCATTTCAGAACCGGGGAGCGTCGAAAAAGGGACAACGAGGACGGACACCATGTTTTTGGAGCGGCAGCGTGGGATTACCATTCAAGCGGCAGTCACTTCCTTCCAGTGGCACAGATGTAAAGTTAACATTGTGGATACGCCCGGCCACATGGATTTTTTGGCGGAGGTGTACCGCTCTTTGGCTGTTTTAGATGGGGCCATCTTGGTGATCTCCGCTAAAGATGGCGTGCAGGCCCAGACCCGTATTCTGTTCCATGCCCTGCGGAAAATGAACATTCCCACCGTTATCTTTATCAACAAGATCGACCAGGCTGGCGTTGATTTGCAGAGCGTGGTTCAGTCTGTTCGGGATAAGCTCTCCGCCGATATTATCATCAAGCAGACGGTGTCGCTGTCCCCGGAAATAGTTCTGGAGGAAAATACCGACATAGAAGCATGGGATGCGGTCATCGAAAATAACGATGAATTATTGGAAAAGTATATCGCAGGAGAACCAATCAGCCGGGAAAAACTTGCGCGGGAGGAACAGCAGCGGGTTCAAGACGCCTCCCTGTTCCCAGTCTATCATGGCAGCGCCAAAAATGGCCTTGGCATTCAACCGTTGATGGATGCGGTGACAGGGCTGTTCCAACCGATTGGGGAACAGGGGGGCGCCGCCCTATGCGGCAGCGTTTTCAAGGTTGAGTACACCGATTGCGGCCAGCGGCGTGTCTATCTACGGTTATACAGCGGAACGCTGCGCCTGCGGGATACGGTGGCCCTGGCCGGGAGAGAAAAGCTGAAAATCACAGAGATGCGTATTCCATCCAAAGGGGAAATTGTTCGGACAGACACCGCTTATCAGGGTGAAATTGTTATCCTTCCCAGCGACAGCGTGAGGTTAAACGATGTATTAGGGGACCAAACCCGGCTCCCTCGTAAAAGGTGGCGCGAGGACCCCCTCCCCATGCTGCGGACGACGATTGCGCCGAAAACGGCAGCGCAAAGAGAACGGCTGCTGGACGCTCTTACGCAACTTGCGGATACTGACCCGCTTTTGCGTTGCGAAGTGGATTCCATCACCCATGAGATCATTCTTTCTTTTTTGGGCCGGGTGCAGTTGGAGGTTGTTTCCGCTTTGCTGTCGGAAAAATACAAGCTTGAAACAGTGGTAAAGGAACCCTCCGTCATTTATATGGAGCGGCCGCTCAAAGCAGCCAGCCACACCATCCATATCGAGGTGCCGCCCAACCCGTTTTGGGCATCCATAGGACTGTCTGTTACACCACTCTCGCTTGGCTCCGGTGTACAATACGAGAGCCGGGTTTCGCTGGGATACTTGAACCAGAGTTTTCAAAACGCTGTCAGGGATGGTATCCGTTACGGGCTGGAGCAGGGCTTGTTCGGCTGGAACGTAACGGACTGTAAGATTTGCTTTGAATACGGGCTTTATTACAGTCCGGTCAGCACGCCGGCGGACTTCCGCTCATTGGCCCCGATTGTATTGGAACAGGCATTGAAGGAATCGGGGACGCAGCTGCTGGAACCTTATCTCTCCTTCATCCTCTATGCGCCCCAGGAATACCTTTCCAGGGCTTATCATGATGCACCGAAATACTGTGCCACCATCGAAACGGCCCAGGAAAAAAAGGATGAAGTTGTCTTTACTGGCGAGATTCCCGCCCGCTGTATACAGGCATACCGTACTGATCTGGCCTTTTACACCAACGGGCGGAGCGTATGCCTTACAGAGCTGAAAGGATATCAGGCCGCTGTCGGTCAGCCGGTCATCCAGCCCCGCCGTCCAAACAGCCGCCTGGACAAGGTGCGCCATATGTTTCAGAAGGTAATGTAA
- a CDS encoding MptD family putative ECF transporter S component gives MKEWNKKSALWMLLYAVLYAVGTAIVCVTGAITPVLFVCYQITAGILLSGIIIYAFRKVKAPGVATCLGLAMILLLLLIQDAVAWHVIPVIIITVLAEAVRAVFKYNWTGDVIATVIMTFSSFGYYGQIWFNRDYTYECAVEEMPAGYADGLMTASPAWSLIIVIAIGAVLSVMISNVTAKLFKIDR, from the coding sequence ATGAAAGAATGGAACAAAAAGAGTGCATTATGGATGCTGCTTTATGCAGTTCTGTATGCAGTAGGAACAGCGATTGTGTGCGTTACGGGAGCGATTACGCCGGTACTGTTTGTGTGTTATCAGATTACGGCAGGAATACTGCTCTCTGGAATCATCATATACGCATTCAGAAAGGTAAAAGCTCCAGGAGTAGCAACGTGCCTTGGGCTTGCAATGATTCTATTACTTTTGTTGATCCAGGATGCTGTGGCATGGCATGTAATACCAGTCATTATCATAACAGTCCTTGCCGAGGCAGTACGTGCAGTCTTTAAGTATAACTGGACAGGAGACGTGATAGCTACTGTGATCATGACATTTTCAAGTTTTGGTTATTACGGACAAATCTGGTTTAACAGAGACTATACCTATGAATGTGCCGTTGAAGAAATGCCTGCCGGCTATGCTGATGGTCTTATGACTGCAAGTCCTGCATGGAGTCTTATTATAGTCATAGCTATTGGAGCAGTATTGTCTGTGATGATATCAAATGTAACAGCAAAGCTTTTTAAAATTGACAGATAA
- a CDS encoding methyltransferase family protein, with translation MLKNYNKDGQKLPLFGIGPYMIFGMGLTTLAGIILFGYVFKIGILEMPWIMVFRIMGALLIISGIFIWFTGAVRSDMDDHIESNKLKTNGIYAWVRNPMYSGWWIAFAGITLMWHNIWMLVLPVINWIIMTITLINSEEKWLLDLYGAEYETYKTKVNRCIPWKPCEDRIYVTDISNARWMAYDIPGNVGWIIYIACLVRCFIVKPDFISSWGLFGIIVISVIPAIFMMIGIAELVSERFAHLDRRLPKVRLLRGFGALVLGGTLGMTVSVLGLIYGYCIGERNLITIWCMLLGSFLCFIFAELIYKTYR, from the coding sequence GTGTTAAAGAATTATAACAAGGATGGGCAAAAGCTACCGTTATTTGGAATAGGGCCATATATGATCTTTGGGATGGGATTGACCACACTGGCAGGTATCATACTGTTTGGATATGTTTTTAAAATCGGGATATTGGAGATGCCCTGGATAATGGTGTTCAGGATTATGGGAGCCTTACTGATAATATCAGGCATATTTATATGGTTTACCGGTGCGGTTCGTTCAGATATGGATGATCATATAGAGAGCAATAAACTTAAGACAAACGGAATATATGCATGGGTCAGAAACCCAATGTACAGCGGCTGGTGGATTGCCTTTGCAGGCATCACCCTTATGTGGCATAACATATGGATGCTTGTCCTGCCGGTGATAAACTGGATTATTATGACGATTACCCTTATTAACTCGGAAGAGAAGTGGCTTTTGGATTTATATGGTGCTGAATATGAGACATATAAGACTAAGGTAAACCGCTGTATTCCGTGGAAACCCTGCGAGGACAGAATCTACGTAACAGATATTTCGAATGCGAGATGGATGGCCTATGACATTCCGGGAAACGTTGGGTGGATTATTTACATAGCATGTCTTGTAAGGTGTTTTATCGTAAAACCGGATTTCATTTCTTCATGGGGATTATTCGGGATCATTGTGATCTCAGTAATACCGGCTATTTTCATGATGATCGGAATAGCAGAGCTTGTTTCTGAAAGATTTGCACATCTTGACAGAAGACTCCCTAAAGTGCGACTTCTAAGAGGATTTGGAGCACTTGTTCTCGGCGGCACTCTTGGGATGACAGTAAGTGTACTTGGATTAATATATGGATATTGTATAGGAGAAAGAAATCTGATTACTATATGGTGTATGCTGCTTGGAAGCTTTCTTTGTTTTATTTTTGCCGAACTTATTTATAAAACATACAGGTAG
- a CDS encoding DUF6796 family protein: protein MKSKQRILFGCYAMVLAIIGDYLLGYGTIGTTSDPDAYMGISWNVAPDWRYAVSSILGFLCAAMFAYAATELMRIMEDEYNLKNSKLYKLFKVANWGGILYFAFIHIGICILPVVFNTGMEATGDIEASVGMTIRVLKSELIPLLAGFVVCDLFVTIGWIGMVIKGMLPVKKWMIIFCPVFGVIFGNLLNLISEGLDSGTESLGWLVLYLVCALTLTDKKRSIK, encoded by the coding sequence ATGAAGTCAAAACAAAGAATATTATTCGGATGTTATGCAATGGTACTTGCTATTATTGGGGACTATCTTCTTGGATACGGTACAATCGGCACAACATCAGATCCGGATGCCTATATGGGAATATCCTGGAATGTGGCTCCTGATTGGAGATATGCAGTATCATCAATCCTCGGTTTTTTGTGTGCAGCGATGTTTGCCTATGCTGCAACAGAATTGATGAGGATTATGGAGGATGAATATAATCTAAAGAATTCCAAACTATATAAGCTTTTCAAGGTTGCCAACTGGGGAGGAATTTTGTATTTTGCCTTTATTCATATAGGCATATGCATCCTGCCGGTTGTTTTTAATACAGGAATGGAAGCAACGGGCGATATTGAAGCATCTGTCGGTATGACGATCAGGGTTCTGAAAAGTGAACTTATTCCATTGCTGGCCGGTTTTGTGGTCTGCGATCTATTTGTGACTATAGGATGGATTGGAATGGTTATTAAGGGTATGCTTCCTGTAAAAAAATGGATGATCATATTCTGCCCTGTTTTTGGTGTGATTTTTGGAAATCTGCTCAATTTGATATCAGAAGGGTTGGACTCTGGGACAGAATCACTGGGGTGGCTCGTGTTGTATTTGGTTTGTGCACTAACTCTTACAGATAAGAAAAGGTCAATTAAATGA
- a CDS encoding class I SAM-dependent DNA methyltransferase, with protein MGLFKDYVSQTRKPEGFLGKMMVNGMNGGHAKMADWGMSHLKNIAPEEIVEIGCGGGRNAGELLKRYPSSHVTAIDYSDVSVSKASAYNADAIKNGRCEVRQGDVSALTLPEGEYDLATAFETIYFWPGLKECFAQVAKVLKPGGTFMIVNESDGTDETSLKFEKIIEGMKCHTIEEIEDALKTAGFSKVKSDHHKSKPWITVIARK; from the coding sequence ATGGGACTTTTTAAAGATTATGTGAGTCAGACAAGAAAACCGGAAGGCTTTCTTGGGAAGATGATGGTAAATGGCATGAATGGAGGACATGCCAAGATGGCAGATTGGGGCATGTCACATCTTAAAAACATAGCGCCCGAGGAAATAGTTGAGATAGGATGCGGAGGTGGAAGAAATGCCGGAGAACTTCTTAAGAGGTATCCATCATCACATGTAACAGCGATTGATTATTCTGATGTTTCTGTAAGTAAAGCATCTGCTTACAATGCAGACGCGATAAAGAATGGCCGATGTGAGGTCAGGCAGGGAGATGTTTCTGCATTGACTCTTCCGGAGGGAGAGTACGACCTGGCAACAGCATTTGAAACTATATATTTCTGGCCTGGATTGAAGGAGTGCTTTGCGCAGGTTGCAAAGGTTTTAAAACCGGGTGGAACCTTCATGATAGTAAATGAGTCCGATGGTACTGATGAGACCAGCCTAAAATTTGAGAAGATCATTGAAGGAATGAAATGTCATACCATAGAAGAAATAGAGGATGCACTTAAGACAGCGGGATTTAGTAAGGTTAAATCCGATCATCATAAGAGCAAACCGTGGATAACCGTTATTGCCAGAAAGTAA
- a CDS encoding class I SAM-dependent methyltransferase, producing MKADYKNWMPKGMVMGTGCGMIASLVLFLILGVSPIVPEGSAKRVIGIVLLILTVIFCAVTIWMYLMYRAFSYNGKRQMSKQIIEGVASYVSIPDGGKGLDVGCGSGALTIACAKKNPGASFIGIDRWGKEYASFSKKLCESNSEAEGVSNTSFMQGDACKLPFEDETFNAVTSNYVYHNIPSSDRQAILLETLRTLKKGGTFAIHDIMSKVKYGDMQAFVQKLKDMGYDDVKLIDTTSGMFMTKWESTWMGLSGSAILMGRK from the coding sequence ATGAAAGCAGATTATAAAAACTGGATGCCCAAGGGTATGGTGATGGGAACTGGATGCGGAATGATAGCTTCACTGGTCCTTTTTCTTATTTTAGGGGTCTCTCCAATAGTACCGGAAGGAAGCGCAAAAAGAGTTATTGGAATTGTGCTCTTGATTCTTACAGTTATTTTTTGTGCTGTGACTATATGGATGTATTTGATGTACAGAGCTTTTTCTTATAACGGTAAGCGCCAGATGTCAAAACAGATCATTGAAGGGGTAGCCTCTTATGTAAGCATTCCTGATGGTGGAAAGGGGCTTGATGTTGGATGCGGAAGTGGAGCTCTTACCATAGCCTGTGCCAAGAAGAATCCGGGGGCATCTTTTATAGGAATTGACAGATGGGGTAAGGAGTATGCTTCATTCAGTAAAAAACTTTGTGAGAGCAATTCTGAAGCAGAAGGTGTAAGCAATACCTCTTTTATGCAGGGAGATGCGTGTAAATTGCCTTTTGAAGATGAGACCTTTAATGCAGTAACAAGCAACTATGTATATCACAATATTCCAAGCAGTGACAGACAGGCGATCCTTTTGGAGACATTACGCACTTTAAAGAAGGGCGGCACATTTGCAATCCATGACATTATGTCAAAGGTAAAATACGGTGATATGCAGGCATTTGTACAGAAGCTAAAAGACATGGGATATGACGATGTAAAGCTTATAGATACAACAAGCGGAATGTTCATGACTAAATGGGAGTCAACCTGGATGGGATTATCAGGCTCAGCTATTTTAATGGGGAGGAAGTAA
- a CDS encoding phosphatase PAP2 family protein, with protein MDIKYLLFLQEIRESAPEWINNLMQLITDMAGGILILLIPMIVFFCVDKKKGEFIWISLVIASVINVFVKCLFCVYRPWIRSELINPSAKAIEGAGDYSFPSSHTQGSASAFGSLAYVYRKKKLLSIICICVILLVAFSRNYLGVHTPQDVLAGLFIAIVGIALTCLIQKKIDGSEKNRIIFCVIAVVTIMLALLFVSMKEYPIDLDASGNVLYDPLRSISSFASKAGLAIGFLAAWILEEKYIAFSTENLTFGHRIIRAVTAILLYFLMAIIAAGVSSIIPIAWVAAFMQNAIMYFGVIFFAPLIFTKIESHSRS; from the coding sequence TTGGATATTAAGTATTTGTTGTTTTTGCAGGAAATTAGGGAGAGCGCACCCGAATGGATTAATAATCTTATGCAACTTATCACCGATATGGCCGGAGGCATTCTTATTCTGCTTATACCGATGATTGTTTTCTTTTGTGTTGATAAGAAAAAAGGAGAGTTTATATGGATCTCACTGGTGATAGCATCGGTGATAAATGTATTTGTAAAATGTTTATTCTGTGTTTATAGGCCTTGGATTCGTTCGGAATTGATAAATCCTTCGGCAAAAGCAATTGAGGGAGCAGGAGATTATTCTTTCCCAAGCAGTCATACCCAAGGGAGTGCATCAGCATTTGGTTCTCTTGCGTATGTTTATCGCAAAAAGAAATTGCTATCCATAATATGCATCTGTGTGATACTGTTGGTTGCATTCTCTAGGAACTATTTGGGGGTTCATACACCGCAGGATGTTTTAGCAGGTTTATTTATTGCTATTGTTGGAATTGCTTTGACATGCCTTATACAGAAGAAAATAGATGGCTCGGAAAAGAATCGCATAATCTTTTGTGTGATTGCGGTTGTTACTATAATGCTTGCTTTATTATTTGTAAGTATGAAAGAGTATCCTATTGATCTCGATGCTTCCGGAAATGTTTTGTATGATCCTTTGCGCTCAATATCATCATTTGCCAGTAAGGCTGGTTTGGCTATAGGATTTTTAGCGGCCTGGATACTGGAAGAAAAATACATTGCTTTTAGCACAGAGAATTTGACATTCGGACACAGGATTATCAGAGCTGTGACAGCTATTCTCCTATATTTCCTAATGGCGATAATAGCTGCGGGAGTTTCTTCAATCATACCAATTGCATGGGTGGCGGCTTTTATGCAAAACGCTATTATGTATTTTGGTGTTATATTCTTTGCACCACTCATATTCACAAAAATTGAATCGCACTCACGGTCATGA
- a CDS encoding polysaccharide deacetylase family protein, producing MANMIMRFPGGLPKALTLSYDDGVEQDERLVEITNKYGIKGTFNLNSGAFAKEGTTYEPGTIHRRMSLSKLKEVYSKSSWEIAAHAYTHAALVGLPSNIATDEISRDRKELEEVFGTFVRGFAYPYGAYDDASVQILKNCGICYARTVNSTHDFRIPTDWLRLPATCHHADPQLMDLAKRFVEAKNSWSPMLFYLWGHSYEFEEKDNWDVIEKFCEYVSGRDDIWYATNIEVYDYCKAFSELIFNTDMTMCKNPSAIDVWFTYGDKDVHVKAGEIVEI from the coding sequence ATGGCTAACATGATAATGAGATTCCCGGGCGGCCTTCCAAAGGCGCTTACTTTAAGCTACGACGACGGCGTAGAACAGGACGAAAGACTTGTAGAGATCACTAATAAATATGGCATTAAGGGTACCTTTAACTTAAACAGCGGCGCTTTTGCCAAAGAGGGCACAACATATGAACCCGGAACTATTCATAGAAGAATGTCTCTTAGTAAGCTCAAGGAAGTATATAGTAAGAGCAGTTGGGAGATCGCAGCTCATGCCTATACACATGCAGCGCTCGTAGGCCTTCCTTCTAATATTGCTACAGATGAGATTTCAAGAGATCGTAAAGAACTCGAGGAAGTATTCGGAACATTTGTAAGAGGATTTGCTTATCCATACGGAGCCTACGATGATGCAAGTGTACAGATTCTTAAAAACTGCGGCATATGCTATGCAAGAACTGTAAATTCAACTCATGACTTCCGTATTCCAACAGACTGGCTCAGACTCCCTGCAACATGCCACCACGCTGATCCTCAGCTTATGGACCTTGCAAAGCGCTTCGTTGAAGCTAAGAACAGCTGGTCTCCAATGTTATTCTATCTCTGGGGACACAGCTATGAGTTTGAAGAGAAAGACAACTGGGACGTAATCGAGAAGTTCTGCGAATACGTATCAGGCAGAGACGATATCTGGTATGCAACTAATATCGAAGTATATGATTACTGCAAGGCATTTTCAGAACTCATTTTTAATACAGATATGACAATGTGTAAGAACCCTTCGGCTATAGACGTTTGGTTCACATATGGCGATAAGGATGTTCATGTAAAAGCAGGCGAGATTGTGGAAATCTGA